The genomic window ATTGGAAACAAGTTCAAGCTGGAGCTAAAGCTGCAGAAAAAGAACTTGGTGTTAAAGTAGAAGTATTGGGACCAAATGCAGAGACTGATATAGTTGGTCAAACTTCTCTTATGGAAGACCAAATAGTAAAAGGTGCATCTGCTTTAGTTGTAGCACCATCACAGCCAAGTGCTGCAATAGCTTCTTTTGATAAGGCAGATAGTGAAAAGATACCAGTTATATTAATAGATACAGATGCTAAATGGGATAAAAAGAAAGCTTTTGTTGGAACAGGTAATCTTGAAGGTGGAAAGCTAGGCGGAGAATATATAGGTAAAAAATTAAAGAAGGGTGACGAAGTAGTTATAATCAGAGGAGCGCTTGGTGATGCTACTCATGATGAACGTGTAAATGGAGCAAAAGAAAAGATGCAAGCTGCAGGATTAAAAATTGTAGAAATTCAACCAGCAGATAGTGATAGAGATAAAGCTATGTCAGTAATGGAAAATCTTCTTCAAACTCACCCAAATGTAAAAGGTGTATTCTGCTCAAATGATGAAATGGCATTGGGAGCAATTAGAGCACTTAAACAAACAAATAAAAAAGGCATAACTGTTGTAGGATTTGATGGTTCTCCAGATGCATTAAAATCTATTAAA from Clostridium sp. MB40-C1 includes these protein-coding regions:
- a CDS encoding sugar ABC transporter substrate-binding protein gives rise to the protein MKSKKILGTIIALTMVGSLFVGCGKSGAGSDAKKDDKKSDISVSVVLKALNSDYWKQVQAGAKAAEKELGVKVEVLGPNAETDIVGQTSLMEDQIVKGASALVVAPSQPSAAIASFDKADSEKIPVILIDTDAKWDKKKAFVGTGNLEGGKLGGEYIGKKLKKGDEVVIIRGALGDATHDERVNGAKEKMQAAGLKIVEIQPADSDRDKAMSVMENLLQTHPNVKGVFCSNDEMALGAIRALKQTNKKGITVVGFDGSPDALKSIKAGELTGTVAQSAYNIGKMGVETAVKIIKGEKVEARVDTGTNLIDKSNVDKAQEELNKILGTK